GCCTACGCGATCGGTGAAGTCGAAGACGAACAAGAGCGTGCTGTAATTGAAGCCGCCGTTGCGGCCGACCCTGAACTGCAAGCCACGGTTGAAGCGACCCGCTCGATGGCGGCCTTGCTCAGCGAGGGACTTGCTTCCGAAGCCGCTCCTGAATTGAGCGAATTTGAAAAAGCAAAGATGGAACAGCGCCCGGTTACGCACGGATTCTGGAAGCGCAATAAACGCTCCCTGCTCGGACTGGCCGCTGCGCTCGCGCTTTGCGGCATCCTGATCCCGCAGTTCAAGACCTACAAGGCACAGACGACACCCTTGGTTGAGTCGTCCGGCGATGTGATTCCTGTGGACGACCTGAGGTCCGGATCTGACAATCAGGAGTCTTCGCTTGATGAAGGATCGGCTGTCCCAACTGAAGCACTTCGTTTGCTTCCTGCCCAGTCGCGTGAAGCTGTGGTGAGTGATCTCGGTGGAAGTGCAGTCGTTGAGAATGAAATAGCGCACCCGGAAACAGGCCGTATACCTGTGGCCGAAAATTCAACGGCCGTCAGTGAATTTGACGCTGCTGAAATCCAGTTGAAAAGTAGAGGGCGCATTGTCGATAACGACGATGCTCTGACTGCAGTGACTGCTTCAGACGAGCCGGCCTTTTCGCTCCCGCATACCATGTCGGCTTCTTCAGCCGGTACTTCTAGCTCTATTTTAAGTAGCGTTCAGATTGCTGCAGTTGAGGTAGACCTACCCGTTATGTCTGACAGTTTTGAAGTCAGTGCCGGTCTGGGCGCCCCTGATATGGCAGCGGATGCCGCTGCAAGTCTTCGTGAACTCCCTCGTTTGCCAGAAGACCAGGAAATTCTCGGTCAAGCTTCGAAATCTGCAAGGACCCAAATCTTTGGGCTTAAAGTGAAGCCAGCTCCGAAGCCAGCAGTTCAAGCGTGGAACACCGAGAAATACGATCCGATCGAGGATACGGATTTCCGGTCTCCGCGGGTGGCCCCGCTCTCGACCTTCTCGATCGATGTCGACACGGCCAGCTATGCGAACGTACGCCGCTTCCTCAATCAAGGTCAACTGCCCCCGGCAGATGCGGTGCGGATCGAGGAGCTGATCAACTACTTCCCTTACAGTGACGCAGCGCCGACTGAATCCTTGGACGACGGCGGCGATCCCTTTGCCGTGCACATGGCGCAAACCTTCGCGCCCTGGGAGCCCGCGCACCGCTTGCTGCGGATCGCGCTCAAGGGCTATGAGATGCCGTGGGAGGATCGTCCCGCGTCGAATCTGGTCTTTCTCCTCGACGTATCCGGTTCGATGAACAGTCAGAACAAGCTTCCTCTGGTCAAGGAAGCGATGGACATCCTGGTGCGTCGTCTCGACCAGCGCGACCGGGTGGCGATCGTGGTCTATGCGGGGGCTTCCGGTCTTGTGCTGCCGTCCACCACGGCTAATAACACCGAGACCATCCAGCACGCAATGGAGAACCTGAAGGCCGGTGGTTCGACCAACGCCGGTGCCGGAATCGAGTTGGCTTACAAAGTGGCCCGCGAACATTTCATCAAGGATGGAAACAACCGGGTCATCCTCTGCACCGACGGAGACTTCAATGTCGGCCTGACGGATCGCGGGGCGCTGTCGGATGTGGCCGAAACGCAAGCGGAAGAGGGCGTCTCCCTGACGATTCTCGGATTCGGGATGGGGAACTACAAGGATGACATGCTCGAGACCCTTTCGAACAAGGGCAAGGGCAGCTATGCCTACGTCGACTCCCGCGCCGAGGCCCGCAAGGTCTTCCTCGAGGATCTTGCCAGTAATATCTTCAAGATCGCCAAGGATGTGAAGATCCAGGTCGAATTCAATCCAGCCGCAGTTAATGCGTATCGATTGATCGGATACGAGAATCGTCGCCTGAAAGCGGAGGACTTCAATAACGACAAGAAGAAGGCCGGCGACATCGGCCCGGGGCACAGTGTGGTGGCACTGTATGAAATCGTGCCTTCGGGAGTTGAGATGGACTTGCCGGGCGTCGATGCGCTGAAGTACCAGCAGGCTGCGGAGGTTGTGCAGGCGGACGCCGAGGTCGCAACGGTGAAGCTGCGCTACAAGCAACTCGATGCCGAAACCAGCAAGTTGATCCAGTCCTCGGTGCGTGCGGACGAAGTGGTCGCGTTCAAGCAGGCCTCGGAGGATATCCGCTTCTGTGCGGCCGTGGCTGCCTTCGGCTTGCGCCTGCGCGGTTCGGATACGATCGCCGCTTACAGCTACAGTCAGATCGAGCGCATTGCGGCCGACGCGCTCGATATCGACCCCGGCGGGCATCGTTCCGAGTTCACCGATCTGGTGCGCAAGGCCGAAGAGTTGAGCGCAGGGGCCGGAAATACACCGGAATAAACGGGTACTGCTTTTGCTAGGTCGAAGAATGTAGGACGATTTCTGATAACGCCGTATTTTGATAGGGGAGTCGCGAAAGTACCATCCATCGCCAGGCCATTTCCTCTGTGCAAGGCTAGGACGGATAGCACGGCTTGGCAGGCGATCGTGATTTCTGCGGTCACATTGAGAGGGAGAGGCAAAATGATACCCCTTCGGGAATCCCGAAGGGGATGGGTGTGGGAGTTGAAAAGATGTCCGGTAAGAAAGGCATACGCAACGTTGCCGGTATGATCAATCGGCCGAAAGGCGGGCGAAGATCGCTTACGGCACGAGAGTACTTTCAGCAACGAGTCAGCGGTAGTCTTGTCGAGGATGTGGGTGCATGGCTCGCCTATCTGGCTGAAAGAGGCTATTCGCGAACTTCAGTGGATACCTATGGGTGGGGCTTGAAAATGTTCCTGCTGTGGACAACTGAACAAACTCTCTACGAGGCACAGGCGATCACACGACGTGAACTGGAGCATTACCAAAGCTGGCTGTATCTGTATCGTCAGAGAAATGGCAGTCCCTTGAGTATCCGCTCACAGTTAACACGCTTGACGGCGGTTCAGCGGTTTTTCTCGTGGATGAATGAAACAGGCCGTCTGGCTGTGGATCCGTCTGTCTATTTAAGGCTTCCGCGAAAGCCCTGCCGAGGGTTGCCGAAAGTTCTGAGCCGACTAGAAATCGCCAATCTCATGGCACAAGCCAATTATCTGGACCCGCTTGGTTTAAGGGACCGGACCATTCTTGAATTGTTTTACGCGACGGGTATCCGGCGCAGCGAATTGGTTTTTCTGGACTTGTTTGATATCGATTTGTCCGAGGCCACCGTCTTTGTCCGACAGGGAAAAGGGGGGCGTGATCGACTCTTACCCCTGGGCAATGAAACCGTACGGTGGCTGAATGCCTATTTGAAGAAATCACGCCCCAGACTCTGTCGGGAAGCCTCGGAAAGAGCACTGTTCATCACCGGCTACGGAACCCGGTTCAATCCCGGATCTTTAGGGAATTGGGTGGGCCGAACCATGCGTGCGGCTGGTATCACGAAGCGTGGGGCCTGCCACTTGTTGAGGCATAGCTGTGCGACACATATGATGGAGAATGGGGCCGACCTACGCTGCATCCAGCAGCTCCTCGGTCATGCACGTCTGGACACCACCCAAATCTACACCGAAGTCGGTATCGTGCGACTCCGGGAAGTCTACAATCGCACGCATCCGAGCACTCGAAAGCTTTGAATAACTTTGTAAGAATGGTATCGTCGTCCATGCTCGCGTATTTCGAATGGTCTCACTGAACCAGAAATGCCACCCCGATGAGTTCGGGGCTGCTGAGTGATTCCATCCGGGAATTTGGAGACGAAATCTAGGTTTAAAGTGACCATTTCAGTGCCTACCAAGCTAACCTTGCTCTGATACTGAGCAAGGGCATCCAGCGAATGAAACTTGCAAAGTGGCTCAGATAGCAATCAGCTGAATAATTCGCTGTGCGAACCGGGAATGGCACTACTTTAAGCTTCTTATCGTAGTGGCGACTTCAGTCGCCATCGAGCCAAGGAGGCTTAGGATGCTGAATATGGCAGCTAAAGCAGCCACTACGAGCGACGCTTTGTTGCAATAGGAACCCTTCAATTTGTCCTTAAAGTAGTGCCATTCGTGCGAACCGGTGCGCACCAGAACCAACTCAGTTTCTGTTACCGCGTAGATTAACAGCCAATCCGGGGTAATATGGTAGGCC
The nucleotide sequence above comes from Coraliomargarita parva. Encoded proteins:
- a CDS encoding tyrosine-type recombinase/integrase, with amino-acid sequence MSGKKGIRNVAGMINRPKGGRRSLTAREYFQQRVSGSLVEDVGAWLAYLAERGYSRTSVDTYGWGLKMFLLWTTEQTLYEAQAITRRELEHYQSWLYLYRQRNGSPLSIRSQLTRLTAVQRFFSWMNETGRLAVDPSVYLRLPRKPCRGLPKVLSRLEIANLMAQANYLDPLGLRDRTILELFYATGIRRSELVFLDLFDIDLSEATVFVRQGKGGRDRLLPLGNETVRWLNAYLKKSRPRLCREASERALFITGYGTRFNPGSLGNWVGRTMRAAGITKRGACHLLRHSCATHMMENGADLRCIQQLLGHARLDTTQIYTEVGIVRLREVYNRTHPSTRKL
- a CDS encoding YfbK domain-containing protein, with the translated sequence MKILPDDPRLTAYAIGEVEDEQERAVIEAAVAADPELQATVEATRSMAALLSEGLASEAAPELSEFEKAKMEQRPVTHGFWKRNKRSLLGLAAALALCGILIPQFKTYKAQTTPLVESSGDVIPVDDLRSGSDNQESSLDEGSAVPTEALRLLPAQSREAVVSDLGGSAVVENEIAHPETGRIPVAENSTAVSEFDAAEIQLKSRGRIVDNDDALTAVTASDEPAFSLPHTMSASSAGTSSSILSSVQIAAVEVDLPVMSDSFEVSAGLGAPDMAADAAASLRELPRLPEDQEILGQASKSARTQIFGLKVKPAPKPAVQAWNTEKYDPIEDTDFRSPRVAPLSTFSIDVDTASYANVRRFLNQGQLPPADAVRIEELINYFPYSDAAPTESLDDGGDPFAVHMAQTFAPWEPAHRLLRIALKGYEMPWEDRPASNLVFLLDVSGSMNSQNKLPLVKEAMDILVRRLDQRDRVAIVVYAGASGLVLPSTTANNTETIQHAMENLKAGGSTNAGAGIELAYKVAREHFIKDGNNRVILCTDGDFNVGLTDRGALSDVAETQAEEGVSLTILGFGMGNYKDDMLETLSNKGKGSYAYVDSRAEARKVFLEDLASNIFKIAKDVKIQVEFNPAAVNAYRLIGYENRRLKAEDFNNDKKKAGDIGPGHSVVALYEIVPSGVEMDLPGVDALKYQQAAEVVQADAEVATVKLRYKQLDAETSKLIQSSVRADEVVAFKQASEDIRFCAAVAAFGLRLRGSDTIAAYSYSQIERIAADALDIDPGGHRSEFTDLVRKAEELSAGAGNTPE